CAAAGGCGAAGCCGGAGTAAACTTCCGGATCGATGCCGACGTTGCGCAGCACGTTCGGATGTACCATGCCGCAGCCCAGCACTTCCAGCCACTTGCCGTTCTTGCCCATCACGTCCACTTCAGCGGACGGCTCGGTGAATGGGAAGTAGGACGGACGGAAACGAACCTGCAGGTCTTCTTCAAAGAAGTTGTTCAGGAAATCGTGCAGCGTGCCCTTCAGGTTGGTGAAGCTGATGTCTTTATCGACGATCAGCCCTTCCATCTGGTGGAACATCGGGGTGTGAGTCTGATCGTAGTCGTTACGGTAAACGCGGCCCGGCGCAATGATACGGATCGGCGGCTGTTGGTTCTTCATGGTGCGGATCTGCACGCCGGAAGTCTGGGTGCGCAGCAGGCGTGTGGCGTCGAACCAGAAGGTATCGTGGTCGGCGCGCGCCGGGTGATGCCCTGGAATGTTCAGCGCGTCGAAGTTATGGTAATCGTCTTCAATCTCCGGGCCGGTGGCAACGGAAAAGCCCAACTCGCCGAAGAAGGTTTCGATACGGTCGATGGTGCGGGTCACCGGATGCAGGCCGCCGTTCTCCATGCGACGGCCCGGCAGGGAAACGTCGATGGTTTCAGCCGCCAGGCGCGCGTTCAGCGCGGCGCTTTCCAGCGCGTTCTTACGCGCGTTCAGGGCGTCCTGCACCTCTTGCTTGGCCTGGTTGATCACCGCGCCGGCCGCCGGACGGTCTTCCGCCGGTACGTCACGCAGAGACTGCATCTGCAAGGTGAAATGACCTTTCTTGCCAAAATATTCGACGCGTACCAAATCTAACGCGGCAACATCCTGGGCATCTTCTACGGCTGCCTTGGCATTGG
Above is a window of Serratia nematodiphila DZ0503SBS1 DNA encoding:
- the pheS gene encoding phenylalanine--tRNA ligase subunit alpha, encoding MPHLAELVANAKAAVEDAQDVAALDLVRVEYFGKKGHFTLQMQSLRDVPAEDRPAAGAVINQAKQEVQDALNARKNALESAALNARLAAETIDVSLPGRRMENGGLHPVTRTIDRIETFFGELGFSVATGPEIEDDYHNFDALNIPGHHPARADHDTFWFDATRLLRTQTSGVQIRTMKNQQPPIRIIAPGRVYRNDYDQTHTPMFHQMEGLIVDKDISFTNLKGTLHDFLNNFFEEDLQVRFRPSYFPFTEPSAEVDVMGKNGKWLEVLGCGMVHPNVLRNVGIDPEVYSGFAFGMGMERLTMLRYGVTDLRAFFENDLRFLKQFK